One Pseudonocardia sediminis DNA window includes the following coding sequences:
- the madC gene encoding MadC family VWA domain-containing protein — protein sequence MTAGTSPAAGGGRVLAVLSAAFGRVLRSQGVSASPAEVIEVRRVLALFGAGDLDVLRPALRAVTVKYDHERPGFERTFDVFFGLIAAPTAGTGGVAGPGMRGPDGGLPTDLGLTGDDDRSASYADHDPTTRDVGDLFDTDERERGFDPHRDDDDVAMGGSDSDLEVSSEEDEGRRGMSYTVDLERAGTAVAKELTDSGSSQASGSIDWDDPEAIIAWLAAYDPYSVYADGPEGDLETLSETQLGRLVEAIAAFVSALAEEVSGIRPDPDAADGTRFDPADMQRACHELLHRMRGAPRRVPREHAHGPLDVRHTVRRSMRSDGVPFHLLVRKQVPDRVRLLIVADVSLSVRSVTAFVLRLAQTLHRMAFRCRVLAYVDIPVDVTDRLLRTSGEQALAAVLAAPGLDLDATSDYGRVMAELNSGFADLTDRRTAVLFVGDGRCNGLPSGDDELRRLRRRAHRVGWITPEPRRYWDQASCAMPVYDEIVDAVVVARDAEELLARAGELGHALS from the coding sequence GTGACGGCCGGTACGTCGCCCGCGGCCGGGGGCGGCCGCGTCCTGGCCGTGCTCTCCGCCGCGTTCGGACGGGTGCTGCGGAGCCAGGGAGTCTCCGCGTCGCCCGCCGAGGTGATCGAGGTCCGGCGCGTGCTGGCCCTGTTCGGGGCCGGTGACCTCGACGTCCTGCGACCCGCCCTGCGCGCGGTCACCGTGAAGTACGACCACGAGCGACCGGGCTTCGAGCGCACGTTCGACGTCTTCTTCGGACTGATCGCAGCGCCCACGGCCGGCACCGGCGGCGTCGCGGGCCCGGGGATGCGCGGTCCCGACGGCGGCCTGCCGACCGACCTCGGACTGACCGGGGACGACGACCGGTCGGCCTCCTACGCCGACCACGACCCGACCACCCGCGACGTCGGCGACCTGTTCGACACGGACGAACGAGAGCGGGGGTTCGACCCACACCGCGACGACGACGACGTCGCGATGGGCGGCTCCGACTCCGACCTGGAGGTGTCGTCGGAGGAGGACGAGGGCCGTCGCGGGATGAGCTACACCGTCGACCTGGAACGGGCCGGGACCGCCGTCGCGAAGGAGCTGACCGACTCGGGCAGCTCACAGGCGTCCGGCTCGATCGACTGGGACGACCCCGAGGCGATCATCGCGTGGCTGGCGGCCTACGACCCGTACTCGGTCTACGCCGACGGCCCCGAGGGTGACCTGGAGACGCTGTCGGAGACCCAGCTCGGACGCCTGGTGGAGGCGATCGCCGCGTTCGTCTCCGCGCTGGCCGAGGAGGTCTCCGGCATCCGTCCGGACCCGGATGCCGCCGACGGCACCCGGTTCGACCCCGCGGACATGCAGCGCGCCTGCCACGAGCTGCTGCACCGGATGAGGGGCGCGCCGCGCCGGGTCCCCCGCGAGCACGCGCACGGGCCGCTCGACGTGCGGCACACCGTGCGGCGCAGCATGCGCAGCGACGGCGTCCCGTTCCACCTCCTCGTCCGCAAGCAGGTGCCGGACCGGGTGCGGCTGCTGATCGTCGCGGACGTCTCGCTGTCGGTCCGATCGGTGACGGCGTTCGTGCTGCGCCTCGCCCAGACCCTGCACCGGATGGCGTTCCGCTGCCGCGTCCTGGCCTATGTGGACATCCCGGTGGACGTGACCGACCGTCTCCTGCGGACCTCCGGTGAACAGGCGCTCGCCGCGGTGCTCGCCGCCCCGGGCCTGGACCTCGACGCGACCAGCGACTACGGGCGGGTGATGGCCGAGCTCAACTCCGGGTTCGCCGACCTCACCGACCGGCGCACCGCGGTGCTGTTCGTCGGCGACGGCCGGTGCAACGGCCTGCCCTCGGGCGACGACGAGCTGCGCCGGCTGCGACGCCGCGCGCACCGGGTCGGCTGGATCACCCCGGAACCACGCCGCTACTGGGACCAGGCTTCCTGCGCGATGCCGGTGTACGACGAGATCGTCGACGCGGTCGTGGTCGCCCGCGACGCCGAGGAGCTGCTGGCCCGGGCCGGCGAGCTGGGACACGCCCTGTCCTGA
- the mdo gene encoding NDMA-dependent methanol dehydrogenase (This methanol dehydrogenase is considered a nicotinoprotein, since its NADP cofactor remains is not dissociable, but instead remains permanently bound. A member of this family has been shown to act as a formaldehyde dismutase, able to convert two molecules of formaldehyde (plus one water molecule) into one of methanol and one of formate, with no net change in its redox state. More recently, it was shown in Mycobacterium smegmatis that this enzyme is critical to ethanol utilization, for which the biosynthesis of the cofactor-like electron carrier mycofactocin is also required.), translated as MQVDELLKPFPIKEFHPFPRALMGPGSHELIGPEALKLGFKKTLVMTSGLRGTDIVNKIVESMKYHGLEVVVYDKVESNPKDYNVMDAVGLYQQNNCDSFVSIGGGSSHDACKGARISVAHDGRNVNEFEGFNKSENPANPPHIAVSTTAGTGSETSWAYVITDTTTDPDNPHKYVAFDDASVTSLAIDDPVLYYDCPVDFTAQCGFDVLAHASEPYVSRLNFQPSLGNALHAIKLTSEHLRAAVWNGQDLAGREGMMYAQYIAAQAFNSGGLGIIHSISHAVSAFYDLHHGLNNAIALPRVWAFNMPVAYSRFADIAEAMGIDTHGMTKPQAADAALAASIRLLRDVGIPEKFNDVTKDSYSKNRLGIGPTKFYENEKVVKGDAADIDRVTNHVLGDACTPGNPKECTFETVRPVVEHSFNGDLDELIP; from the coding sequence ATGCAGGTTGACGAACTGTTGAAGCCGTTCCCCATCAAGGAGTTCCACCCGTTCCCCCGGGCACTGATGGGCCCCGGCTCGCACGAGCTCATCGGACCGGAAGCCCTCAAGCTGGGCTTCAAGAAGACGCTGGTGATGACGTCGGGCCTGCGCGGCACCGACATCGTCAACAAGATCGTCGAGTCGATGAAGTACCACGGCCTCGAGGTGGTCGTGTACGACAAGGTCGAGTCGAACCCCAAGGACTACAACGTCATGGACGCTGTGGGCCTCTACCAGCAGAACAACTGCGACTCGTTCGTCTCCATCGGCGGCGGTTCCTCGCACGACGCCTGTAAGGGCGCGCGGATCTCGGTCGCCCACGACGGCCGCAACGTCAACGAGTTCGAGGGCTTCAACAAGTCCGAGAACCCGGCGAACCCGCCGCACATCGCGGTCTCCACCACGGCCGGTACCGGCTCGGAGACCTCCTGGGCCTACGTCATCACCGACACGACGACGGACCCGGACAACCCCCACAAGTACGTCGCGTTCGACGACGCCTCGGTGACCAGCCTGGCGATCGACGACCCGGTGCTCTACTACGACTGCCCGGTCGACTTCACCGCGCAGTGTGGCTTCGACGTGCTCGCGCACGCTTCCGAGCCCTACGTCTCGCGGCTGAACTTCCAGCCGTCGCTGGGCAACGCGCTGCACGCCATCAAGCTGACCTCGGAGCACCTCCGGGCAGCGGTGTGGAACGGCCAGGACCTGGCCGGCCGCGAGGGCATGATGTACGCGCAGTACATCGCCGCCCAGGCGTTCAACTCCGGCGGGCTCGGGATCATCCACTCGATCTCGCACGCGGTGTCGGCGTTCTACGACCTGCACCACGGCCTGAACAACGCCATCGCGCTGCCGCGCGTGTGGGCGTTCAACATGCCGGTCGCCTACAGCCGGTTCGCCGACATCGCCGAGGCGATGGGCATCGACACCCACGGCATGACCAAGCCGCAGGCCGCCGACGCCGCGCTCGCCGCGTCGATCCGGCTGCTCCGCGACGTGGGCATCCCGGAGAAGTTCAACGACGTCACCAAGGACTCGTACTCGAAGAACCGGCTGGGCATCGGCCCGACCAAGTTCTACGAGAACGAGAAGGTCGTCAAGGGTGACGCCGCGGACATCGACCGGGTCACGAACCACGTCCTGGGCGACGCCTGCACCCCGGGCAACCCGAAGGAGTGCACGTTCGAGACGGTCCGCCCGGTCGTCGAGCACTCGTTCAACGGTGACCTGGACGAGCTCATCCCCTGA
- the mdo gene encoding NDMA-dependent methanol dehydrogenase (This methanol dehydrogenase is considered a nicotinoprotein, since its NADP cofactor remains is not dissociable, but instead remains permanently bound. A member of this family has been shown to act as a formaldehyde dismutase, able to convert two molecules of formaldehyde (plus one water molecule) into one of methanol and one of formate, with no net change in its redox state. More recently, it was shown in Mycobacterium smegmatis that this enzyme is critical to ethanol utilization, for which the biosynthesis of the cofactor-like electron carrier mycofactocin is also required.) produces the protein MAIELNQIWDFPIKEFHPFPRALLGVGAHDILGVEAKNLGMTRVLFVTSGLRGSGIVDELKGKVEYQGVDVVVYDQVESNPKDYNCMDAAALYNSEKCDGIISIGGGSSHDAAKGARVVIAHDGRNINEFEGFSKSTNMQNPPHIAVSTTAGTGSETSWAYVITNTSDMSNPKKWVGFDDAVVTTLALDDPLLYYSCPQHFTAYCGFDVLAHGSEPYVSRLDFEPSLGNALFSIELVGQYLREAVFEPRNLQARSKMMHAQYIAAQAFNSGGLGLVHSTSHAVSAYFDTHHGLNNAIALPRVWEYNLPSRYPQYARIATALGVDTTNMTTVQAADAAVEEAIRLSKDVGIPDNFGVLKSDSYDKNRMNTGKYAGVGDAIPTDDKTVRSIAEHMMGDYCTPGNPRESTVDSLVPLVKHAFADAY, from the coding sequence ATGGCCATCGAGCTCAACCAGATCTGGGACTTCCCGATCAAGGAGTTCCACCCGTTCCCGCGCGCCCTGCTCGGGGTCGGGGCCCACGACATCCTGGGGGTCGAGGCGAAGAACCTCGGCATGACGCGCGTCCTGTTCGTCACGTCCGGTCTGCGCGGCTCGGGCATCGTCGACGAGCTCAAGGGCAAGGTCGAGTACCAGGGTGTCGACGTCGTCGTCTACGACCAGGTGGAGTCCAACCCCAAGGACTACAACTGCATGGACGCCGCCGCGCTCTACAACAGCGAGAAGTGCGACGGCATCATCTCGATCGGTGGCGGCTCCTCGCACGACGCCGCCAAGGGCGCCCGCGTCGTCATCGCCCACGACGGCCGCAACATCAACGAGTTCGAGGGCTTCTCCAAGTCCACGAACATGCAGAACCCGCCGCACATCGCGGTCTCCACCACGGCCGGCACCGGCTCGGAGACCTCCTGGGCCTACGTCATCACCAACACCAGCGACATGAGCAACCCGAAGAAGTGGGTCGGGTTCGACGACGCCGTGGTGACCACCCTCGCCCTGGACGACCCGCTGCTCTACTACAGCTGCCCGCAGCACTTCACGGCGTACTGCGGGTTCGACGTCCTGGCCCACGGCTCCGAGCCCTACGTCTCGCGCCTGGACTTCGAGCCGTCGCTGGGCAACGCGCTGTTCTCGATCGAGCTGGTCGGGCAGTACCTGCGCGAGGCCGTGTTCGAGCCACGCAACCTGCAGGCCCGCTCGAAGATGATGCACGCGCAGTACATCGCGGCGCAGGCGTTCAACTCCGGCGGTCTCGGGCTGGTGCACTCGACGTCGCACGCGGTGTCGGCGTACTTCGACACCCACCACGGGCTGAACAACGCGATCGCCCTGCCGCGGGTGTGGGAGTACAACCTGCCGTCGCGCTACCCCCAGTACGCCCGCATCGCGACGGCCCTGGGGGTCGACACGACGAACATGACCACCGTGCAGGCCGCGGACGCCGCGGTCGAGGAGGCCATCCGCCTGTCGAAGGACGTCGGGATCCCGGACAACTTCGGGGTCCTGAAGTCCGACAGCTACGACAAGAACCGGATGAACACCGGGAAGTACGCCGGTGTCGGTGACGCGATCCCGACGGACGACAAGACCGTCCGGAGCATCGCCGAGCACATGATGGGCGACTACTGCACCCCGGGAAACCCCCGCGAGAGCACGGTCGACTCGCTGGTTCCGCTGGTCAAGCACGCGTTCGCCGACGCGTACTGA
- a CDS encoding GNAT family N-acetyltransferase: MLSPVEDPLLHLCTPADWRAALTSGSVAPPSLQEVGFVHLSTAEQVALPAQRLFAGRRDMVLLVLDRAAIDRAGIEVRWKPGVPGDPESMRFPHAYGALPASAVLTVLPYRPDGEGRFSAPSVPVPDAANRAALLEPSLLRRAATAEIAVTGGVAVRTDAVPASRMHNQLLVEGTADAAAVVAEADRALDGLPHRAATLYGETLAGAAGDLYGHGWAVDELRLMTAPAAREGAGGTDGVVDVDLETLRPQWDAVWRRTLPEISDDEIAQLTDRYRVEDTATRVVPLAVLDGVTVIASCLLKIDGATAWLDSLETEPEHRGRGHGRALLEAARDRAAAAGCDLVALSTLARDWPQDWYARHGFTDAGRSWVAAKV; encoded by the coding sequence ATGCTGTCACCCGTGGAGGACCCCCTGCTGCACCTGTGCACCCCCGCCGACTGGCGCGCCGCCCTGACCTCGGGCTCGGTCGCGCCGCCGTCCCTTCAGGAGGTGGGATTCGTGCACCTCTCGACGGCCGAGCAGGTCGCCCTGCCGGCCCAGCGGCTGTTCGCCGGCCGGCGCGACATGGTCCTGCTCGTGCTCGACCGGGCCGCGATCGACCGCGCCGGGATCGAGGTCCGCTGGAAACCGGGCGTGCCCGGGGACCCGGAGTCGATGCGGTTCCCGCACGCCTACGGAGCGCTGCCGGCGTCGGCGGTGCTGACCGTGCTGCCCTACCGACCGGACGGTGAGGGCCGGTTCAGTGCGCCGTCGGTGCCGGTACCGGACGCCGCGAACCGGGCCGCGCTCCTGGAGCCCTCGTTGCTGCGCCGGGCCGCGACCGCCGAGATCGCGGTGACCGGCGGCGTCGCCGTGCGCACCGACGCCGTGCCGGCCTCGCGGATGCACAACCAGCTGCTCGTGGAAGGGACGGCCGATGCCGCCGCCGTCGTCGCCGAGGCGGACCGGGCCCTCGACGGGCTGCCGCACCGGGCTGCCACCCTCTACGGCGAGACGCTCGCCGGCGCGGCCGGGGACCTCTACGGCCACGGCTGGGCGGTCGACGAGCTGCGCCTGATGACCGCGCCCGCCGCACGGGAGGGCGCGGGCGGCACCGACGGGGTCGTCGACGTCGACCTCGAGACACTCCGCCCGCAGTGGGACGCGGTCTGGCGCCGCACCCTCCCGGAGATCTCCGACGACGAGATCGCCCAGCTCACCGACCGCTACCGCGTCGAGGACACCGCGACCCGGGTCGTCCCGCTGGCGGTGCTCGACGGCGTGACGGTGATCGCGTCCTGCCTGCTCAAGATCGACGGCGCGACGGCCTGGCTGGACTCGCTGGAGACCGAGCCGGAGCACCGTGGCCGCGGGCACGGGCGGGCCCTGCTCGAGGCCGCCCGCGACCGCGCCGCCGCGGCCGGCTGCGACCTCGTCGCCCTGAGCACCCTGGCCCGGGACTGGCCGCAGGACTGGTATGCCCGGCACGGGTTCACCGACGCCGGACGCTCCTGGGTGGCCGCCAAGGTCTGA
- the mftB gene encoding mycofactocin biosynthesis chaperone MftB (MftB, a small protein, is a peptide chaperone that assists the radical SAM enzyme MftC in performing two modifications to the C-terminal Val-Tyr dipeptide of the mycofactocin precursor peptide, MftA. MftB's role is analogous to the role of PqqD in the biosynthesis of PQQ, a cofactor that derives entirely from a Tyr and a Glu in the precursor PqqA.): protein MSTKPLATETVTGPGSGFDPGSAYRCSPNVALRPEPFGALVYDFVTRKLSFLKTPELVEVVKGLEHHPDVHAAISAAGVAEAQRPAYVKALAGLAESGTIEAR from the coding sequence GTGTCTACTAAGCCGCTCGCCACCGAGACGGTGACCGGTCCGGGGTCGGGTTTCGACCCCGGATCGGCCTACCGGTGCAGCCCGAACGTGGCGCTGCGCCCGGAGCCGTTCGGTGCGCTCGTGTACGACTTCGTGACCCGCAAGCTGTCGTTCCTCAAGACCCCGGAACTGGTCGAGGTCGTCAAGGGCCTCGAGCACCACCCCGACGTGCACGCCGCGATCTCCGCGGCCGGCGTCGCGGAGGCTCAGCGGCCCGCCTACGTCAAGGCTCTCGCCGGTCTCGCCGAGTCCGGCACCATCGAAGCCCGCTGA
- the mftC gene encoding mycofactocin radical SAM maturase (MftC is a radical SAM/SPASM enzyme that catalyzes the first two steps in biosynthesis of the electron carrier mycofactocin from the terminal Val-Tyr dipeptide of the precursor peptide MftA.) has product MKLVDHFQYGLNSPICLTWELTYACNLACVHCLSSSGRRDPRELDTAEAKHVIDELQRMQVFYINIGGGEPTVRPDFWELLDYSIDHNVGVKFSTNGIKLDKKRAKQLAATDYVDIQISMDGATAAVNDHVRGPGSFDTSIRALENLAEAGFGQPKISVVMTRENVDQLDDFKAIADKYNAQLRITRLRPSGRGADVWDELHPTAGQQKQLYDWLVANGDNILTGDSFFHLSAFGEALPGLNLCGAGRVVCLIDPVGDVYACPFAIHENFLAGNVRSPGGFQEVWQNSELFTELRQPQTGGACASCNHYDSCQGGCMAAKFFTGLPLDGPDPECVRGFGEQMLADRDAGTVIPKSDVNHSRSEPRNSRTPKAPTMLSLAPPPRRPDRACDESPLAGMPVPDAAPVAVPVAGS; this is encoded by the coding sequence GTGAAGCTCGTCGATCACTTCCAGTACGGCTTGAACTCGCCCATCTGTCTGACGTGGGAGCTCACCTACGCCTGCAACCTGGCGTGCGTGCACTGCCTGTCCTCCTCCGGTCGCCGCGACCCGCGTGAGCTCGACACCGCCGAGGCCAAGCACGTCATCGACGAGCTGCAGCGGATGCAGGTCTTCTACATCAACATCGGCGGCGGCGAGCCGACCGTGCGCCCGGACTTCTGGGAGCTCCTCGACTACTCGATCGACCACAACGTCGGGGTCAAGTTCTCCACCAACGGCATCAAGCTCGACAAGAAGCGGGCCAAGCAGCTCGCCGCGACCGACTACGTCGACATCCAGATCTCGATGGACGGCGCGACCGCCGCGGTCAACGACCACGTGCGCGGCCCCGGCTCGTTCGACACCTCGATCCGCGCGCTGGAGAACCTGGCCGAGGCCGGGTTCGGGCAGCCGAAGATCTCGGTCGTGATGACCCGGGAGAACGTCGACCAGCTCGACGACTTCAAGGCCATCGCCGACAAGTACAACGCGCAGCTGCGGATCACCCGGCTGCGCCCGTCCGGCCGCGGCGCGGACGTCTGGGACGAGCTGCACCCGACCGCCGGCCAGCAGAAGCAGCTCTACGACTGGCTGGTCGCGAACGGGGACAACATCCTCACCGGCGACTCCTTCTTCCACCTCTCCGCGTTCGGTGAGGCCCTCCCCGGGCTGAACCTGTGCGGCGCGGGTCGCGTGGTCTGCCTGATCGACCCGGTCGGCGACGTCTACGCCTGCCCGTTCGCGATCCACGAGAACTTCCTGGCCGGCAACGTCCGCTCGCCCGGCGGGTTCCAGGAGGTCTGGCAGAACTCGGAGCTGTTCACCGAGCTCCGCCAGCCGCAGACCGGTGGCGCCTGCGCGTCCTGCAACCACTACGACTCCTGCCAGGGCGGGTGCATGGCGGCGAAGTTCTTCACCGGCCTGCCCCTCGACGGCCCGGACCCGGAGTGCGTGCGCGGCTTCGGCGAGCAGATGCTGGCCGACCGGGACGCCGGGACCGTGATCCCGAAGTCGGACGTGAACCACTCGCGCTCGGAGCCGCGCAACTCCCGCACGCCGAAGGCGCCGACGATGCTGAGCCTGGCCCCGCCGCCGCGGCGCCCGGACCGCGCCTGCGACGAGAGCCCGCTGGCCGGCATGCCCGTCCCGGACGCCGCACCCGTCGCGGTGCCGGTCGCCGGGAGCTGA
- a CDS encoding AAA family ATPase, with amino-acid sequence MDEVVEALRGQGYIADTRLATTVYLLTRLDKPLLLEGPAGVGKTELAKMLALATGRRLLRLQCYEGQDETKALYEWDYGKQLMYTQILREKIGQVVADAPDLTSAVERIGEQDSVFFSERFLAPRPLLEAIRSPEPVVLLIDEVDRADEALEAVLLETLGEFQISVPEVGTFKAEKRPYVLLTSNNTRDLAAALKRRCLHLFLDYPAAARELEIVKSKKTGLSDALAEELVTVVRGLRELELRKAPSISETIDWARTLAVLGVDDLNAQVLSDTVSVVVKYDKDVKKALDALPRLVDPNAVIDEGHGHGHGHGHGHDGDHSHDEPAAPAPKPAPSTRPAASDDPDDGDVDGVAKRAGKDAPGRHGGIYGGLPGGTAPPPSQIRKVTPGQGSRSFGGSRKRPI; translated from the coding sequence GTGGACGAGGTCGTCGAGGCCCTGCGAGGGCAGGGCTACATCGCCGACACGCGTCTGGCCACCACCGTCTACCTGCTGACGAGGCTGGACAAGCCACTGCTGCTCGAAGGTCCGGCCGGCGTCGGCAAGACCGAGCTGGCCAAGATGCTGGCGCTGGCCACCGGCCGCCGCCTGCTGCGCCTGCAGTGCTACGAGGGCCAGGACGAGACCAAGGCCCTGTACGAGTGGGACTACGGCAAGCAGCTCATGTACACCCAGATCCTGCGGGAGAAGATCGGCCAGGTCGTGGCCGACGCCCCGGATCTGACGTCCGCGGTCGAGCGGATCGGCGAGCAGGACAGCGTCTTCTTCTCCGAGCGCTTCCTCGCCCCGCGCCCGCTGCTGGAGGCCATCCGGTCCCCCGAGCCCGTCGTGCTGCTGATCGACGAGGTCGACCGCGCCGACGAGGCGCTGGAGGCCGTGCTGCTCGAGACGCTGGGCGAGTTCCAGATCTCGGTGCCCGAGGTCGGGACGTTCAAGGCCGAGAAGCGCCCCTACGTGCTGCTGACCTCGAACAACACGCGTGACCTGGCCGCCGCGCTCAAGCGCCGCTGCCTGCACCTGTTCCTCGACTACCCGGCCGCCGCGCGTGAGCTGGAGATCGTCAAGTCCAAGAAGACCGGGCTGTCCGACGCCCTCGCCGAGGAGCTCGTGACGGTCGTGCGCGGCCTGCGTGAGCTGGAGCTGCGCAAGGCCCCGAGCATCTCGGAGACGATCGACTGGGCCCGCACCCTGGCCGTCCTCGGTGTCGACGACCTCAACGCGCAGGTCCTGTCCGACACCGTGTCCGTCGTCGTCAAATACGACAAGGACGTGAAGAAGGCGCTCGACGCGCTGCCGCGCCTGGTCGACCCGAACGCCGTCATCGACGAGGGCCACGGGCACGGCCATGGCCACGGGCACGGCCACGACGGCGACCACTCGCACGACGAGCCCGCCGCCCCGGCTCCGAAGCCCGCCCCGTCCACCCGCCCCGCGGCGAGCGACGACCCGGACGACGGCGACGTCGACGGTGTCGCGAAGCGCGCCGGCAAGGACGCACCCGGCCGGCACGGCGGGATCTACGGCGGCCTGCCCGGCGGGACCGCGCCGCCGCCCTCGCAGATCCGCAAGGTGACGCCCGGCCAGGGCTCCCGGTCGTTCGGCGGCAGCCGCAAGCGCCCGATCTAG
- a CDS encoding MadB family AAA-type ATPase, translated as MYESAEKLTEALSGENYVIDPDFAVVVFLATRLERPLLLEGPAGVGKTELAKALAAASGRRLVRLQCYEGLDDSRALYEWDYGKQLMHVQMLRDRIGELLSDTASMAEASARLQATDTGLYTEDFLSVRPLLDSVLSDEPVVLLVDEVDRTEESMEALLLEVLAEGQVTVPEIGTFTARSTPWVVLTSNDTRELSPALKRRCLHYHVDFPDTARETEIVSRRAPEVAADVVEGVVELARRLREMPLRKSPSISEVIDAARAAAVLDRGAGDEVRRFLLAALLKYGSDMDMAVRRLDGDEAGESEVDVATDEGWVNSSTRGKSPTSSAFAGRGGGGASTGGRAAADRYRRGVR; from the coding sequence GTGTACGAGAGCGCCGAGAAGCTGACCGAGGCCCTGTCCGGCGAGAACTACGTGATCGACCCCGACTTCGCGGTCGTCGTGTTCCTGGCGACCCGCCTGGAGCGGCCGCTGCTGCTGGAGGGCCCGGCCGGGGTCGGCAAGACGGAGCTGGCCAAGGCCCTCGCCGCCGCGAGCGGGCGGCGTCTGGTCCGGCTGCAGTGCTACGAGGGTCTCGACGACAGCCGCGCGCTCTACGAGTGGGACTACGGCAAGCAGTTGATGCACGTCCAGATGCTGCGCGACCGGATCGGCGAGCTGCTCTCGGACACCGCGTCGATGGCGGAGGCGTCGGCCCGGTTGCAGGCCACCGACACCGGCCTCTACACCGAGGACTTCCTGTCGGTCCGCCCGCTGCTGGACTCGGTGCTCTCCGACGAGCCGGTGGTGCTGCTGGTCGACGAGGTGGACCGCACCGAGGAGTCGATGGAGGCGCTGCTGCTCGAGGTGCTGGCCGAGGGCCAGGTCACCGTGCCCGAGATCGGGACGTTCACCGCGCGGTCGACGCCGTGGGTCGTGCTCACCTCCAACGACACCCGTGAGCTCTCGCCCGCCCTCAAGCGGCGCTGCCTGCACTACCACGTGGACTTCCCGGACACCGCGCGCGAGACCGAGATCGTCTCCCGGCGCGCTCCCGAAGTGGCGGCCGACGTCGTCGAGGGCGTCGTGGAGCTCGCCCGGAGGCTGCGTGAGATGCCGCTGCGCAAGTCGCCGTCGATCTCCGAGGTGATCGACGCGGCCCGCGCCGCCGCCGTGCTGGACCGGGGCGCCGGGGACGAGGTCCGGAGGTTCCTGCTGGCCGCGCTGCTGAAGTACGGCTCCGACATGGACATGGCGGTCAGGCGTCTCGACGGAGACGAGGCCGGGGAGTCCGAGGTGGACGTGGCCACGGACGAGGGCTGGGTGAACAGCTCGACGCGCGGGAAGAGCCCGACCAGCTCGGCGTTCGCCGGACGCGGCGGTGGCGGGGCGAGCACCGGCGGCCGCGCGGCGGCCGACCGGTACCGGCGGGGCGTGCGGTGA
- the mftA gene encoding mycofactocin precursor MftA (Mycofactocin is a small molecule electron carrier derived from the final two amino acids, Val-Tyr, of MftA, the mycofactocin precursor. It plays a role in redox homeostasis and the metabolism of alcohols and aldehydes in Actinobacteria, including Mycobacterium tuberculosis.) — translation MAPIEQNESASQEPLVEETLVEEVSIDGMCGVY, via the coding sequence ATGGCCCCGATCGAGCAGAACGAGTCCGCGTCCCAGGAGCCGCTCGTCGAGGAGACCCTCGTCGAGGAGGTCTCCATCGACGGCATGTGCGGTGTCTACTAA